Below is a genomic region from Mesorhizobium sp. NZP2298.
AAGCTGGACGCTCCGCCTATGTCGGCACCAAATTGCAGGGCGTGGTCGACCCCGGCGCCTATGCTGTGGCCGAGGTTTTCGCAGCCGTCGCCGCGCTGCTCGTCACGGCCTGACACATGCACCAGTTGTCGAATGACCGTTCTTTCGCTACTGCCGGCAAGGTGAAAACCGGGACTTTGGACAACATGACGGCGTTGAACCTTGCCAGGCTGATCGCGGCCGCCGCGGATACGATTGCCGCGCACGCCGAGGAATTGACGGCGCTCGACCAGGCAATCGGCGACGGCGACCATGGGCTGAACATGAAGCGCGGCTTCGAGGCCGTGCGGGCCGAGGCTGACGTGTTCGCCGCGAAGCCCTTGCCCGAGGCCCTGAAGGCGATCGGAACCAAGCTGGTGATGACGGTTGGCGGTGCCTCCGGCCCGCTGTTCGGCACACTGTTCATGGCGCTGGGCAAGGAGATTGCGGCGGAGCCCGATCGTGCCAATTTGACGGCTGCCTTCGGCAAGGCGATCGAAGCGGTGGCCGCGCGTGGCAAGTCGCAAGTCGGCCAGAAGACGATGCTCGATGTACTGCAGCCGGTGCATGACGCCTTGGCGGGAGGCAAGACGGCGGCGCAAATCGCCGACGTCGCCGACGCCGCCGCCGAAGCGACCGTGCCGATGAAGGCGCTACGCGGCCGCGCCTCGTTCCTTGGCGATCGCTCGATCGGCCATATGGATGCTGGCGCGCGCTCGACCGCGCTGCTGGTGCGCATGTTGGGGCAAGCGATCGGGGAAAGCGCATGAGCAATGTCGGGATCGTGATCGTGTCGCATTCGCCGCTGGTCGCGGAGGGCACGGCCGACATGGTACGCCAGATGGTGGGCGACGAAGTGCCGCTTGCATGGTGCGGCGGAAACGGCCATGGCGGGCTTGGCACCAGTGTCGAGGCGATCATGGGTGCCATCGACAAGGCCTGGTCGGAGGCCGGTGTCGCCATCCTGGTCGATCTCGGCGGAGCCGAGACCAATTCGGAAATGGCGGTGGAGATGATCGGCGAGCCGCGTGCGCAGAAGATCGCCGTCTGTAACGCGCCGATCGTCGAGGGCGCGGTGATGGCGGCGACCGAATCCTCCGGCGGCGCCTCGCTGAAGGAAGTGGTGGCGACGGCGCACGAATTGTCGCCGTCGTGAGTGAACGGGATCTCTGAAAATGTCCGCAGCCGCCGAAGCGACCGTCCTGATTACCCACGATGTGGGCCTGCATGCGCGTCCCTCGGTGAAGTTCACCAAGCTGGCCAAGACGTTTGCCGCCGACGTGGAAATCGCGCTTGCCGCCAACGGCCCATGGTTCGACGCCAAGAGCATCGTCAAGGTGATGGCGGCCAAGGCGCCGAAGGGCACGGTGTTGCACATCAGGGCCAGCGGCAGCGGCGCCGATGATGCCGTGCGCGCGCTGATCGAACTGGTGCAGCGCGATTTCGACGAGGACGCCGGTCATGTCCGGTCGGCCTGACGCCGGCGCGCGCCTTCGCCGGCCTGCAAGGAATGCGGGCCATGCGGATTGAGGGGGTTCCGGCCTCGGCCGGCTATGCCGAAGGGCCGTTGTTCGACCTCGACCGGCCGCCGGCCATCTATGCAGGCAAAGCCACATCAGCCGAAGAGAAGACGTCGCTGGAAGTCGCGATCGGCAAGGCGGTAAGCCGGCTTGCGATAATAGTCGAAACCGCCGACAGCGACGCCGCCGGCATACTCGAATTCCACATCGCCATGCTGGAGGACGATGCACTGAGCGGACCCGCCTTCGCTTCGATCGCGTCCGGACGGACCGCCGACGCGGCATGGCGGGAGGCGCTCGACGCCGAAATCGCTGGCTACGAGGCCTCCGACCAGGATTATTTCCGCGCCCGCGCCACGGACCTGCGCGATATCAGGGACCAGGTGCTGCGCGCGCTGACCGAGGACGGTGGCGCTACTGCGCCTACCGGTGCCATCCTGTGCGGCGAGGACATCGCGCCGACACGTTTTCTCGAAACCGACTGGAGCCATGGCGGCGGCATCGCGCTGAAGGCGGGCAGCACCGCCAGCCATGTCGCCATGTTGGCGCGCTCGCGTGGCGTGCCGATGGTGGTGGGGCTGCGCGAACCGCTTGCCGGTCTTGCCGGCATGGCGCTGCTTGACGCCGAACACGGCAATATCGTTCTGGCGCCGTCGACGGCGGAGATCGGATCGTTCCGGCGGTCGTCCTCTTCCTTCGCGGCCCGACAAGGCAAGGCGAGGACTTTTCTGACGCGGCCGGCAGCGACAAGAGCCGGCACGGCGGTGCGGGTGCAGGTCAACATCGCCGCCCCGTCCGATGTCGACGCCATAGATGTCACGACCTGCGACGGTGTCGGGCTGATGCGCACCGAATTCCTGTTCGGCAGGATATTGCCGGATGAGGAGACGCAGTATCGTGCCTACCGCAAGGTGCTTGAGTGGGCTGGCGACAAGCCCGTGACGATCCGTACTGTCGATGCCGGCGGCGACAAGCCGGTGCCGGGCTTCACCGTCGAGGAAGGCAATCCATTCCTCGGGCTGCGCGGGATCAGGCTGTCGCTGGCGCGGCTTGACATTTTTCGCGTACAGATCAGGGCATTGCTGCGCGCCGCGCCACACGGCAATCTCAGGGTCATGTTTCCGATGATCGCCATCGCCGATGAGTATGAGCGCGCAGCCGCCCTGTTCGCCGAGGAACAGGCAGCCCTTGCCGGGCGTGGTGTCGCGCACAAGATGCCGCCGCTCGGCATCATGGTCGAAGTGCCTTCAGTCGCCATCGCGCCGGAAGCATTCGCCGGCGTCGCCTTCTTCTCGATCGGCTCCAACGACCTGACGCAATATGTGATGGCGGCAGCGCGGGACAACTCTACTGTTGCCCACCTCAATTCAGTTCGCCATCCCGCGGTGCTGCGGCTGATCGGCTCGGTCACTGCCTTTGGACGGGAGAGCGGCATTCCCGTCAGCCTGTGCGGCGATGCCGGCGGCGATCCGGACGCGATCCCGTCGCTGCTCGAAGCAGGCTTGCGCGATCTTTCCGTCGCGCCGGCGCAACTCGCCATGGCCAAGGCGGCCATTTCAGATGTTTCGGTGTAGGCGCGGCTGGCATGGTCGACATCAAACCCGAACCCGGTTCTGAAGAGGCGATCCGCGCCTACAAGACGATCCTGTCGCAGGTCATCGACCAACGGCCGTCCGGCATGCGCCAGCGCCTCGCCGACGCGCTCGGCAAGCACCGCAGTTTCGTGACGCAGATTTCCAGCCCGGCCTATACGGTTCCGATTCCGTCGAAGCATTTGCCGGCTATTTTTTCCGTCTGCCATTTCAGCCCGGCCGAGCGGGATCAGTTCCTCGCCGCCTACCATCAGGCGCATCCGGGAAAAATGTCTATCGCGGCAGGCATGCGCAAAACCCGGCACGTTTCGCTCGTCGTTCCCGATTTCGGTGACGACAAGCAGAATGCGGCGCTCGACCGGGCCATCAACGAATTCATCCAGAAGATCACCAGCATCGCCGGCAAGGGTGGCGGCTGACCATTTCTTGCCGGGCTGTTTGGGAGGATGCCATGAAGAAATTTATAAACGCGGTGGACACGGTGCTGACCGAGAGCCTCGACGGTTTCGTGGCCGCCCATGCCGATATACTGGTGCTTGGCGAGGAGCACAAATTCGTCCGCCGCAGGACCTTGCGGCCGGGCAAGGTGGCGCTGATCTCCGGCGGCGGCTCGGGCCACGAGCCGCTGCATGGCGGCTTTGTCGGCCATGGCATGCTGGACGCCGCCTGCCCCGGCCAGGTGTTCACCTCGCCGACGCCGGACCAGATGCTGGCGGCGGCGCAGGCCGTCGACACCGGCGCCGGCTGCCTGTTCATCGTCAAGAACTACGAGGGCGATGTGATGAACTTCGACATGGCCGCCGAAATGTCGGAAGGCGTCCTGCAGGTGGTTACCAATGACGACGTCGCCGTCGAGAATTCATCCTATACGACCGGCCGGCGTGGCGTCGCCGGCACGCTGGTAGTGGAAAAGATCGTCGGCGCGGCGGCAGAGCATGGCCTGGCCCTGCCCGTGCTGAAGACGCTGGGCGAGCGCGTCAACGCAGCCACCCGCTCGATGGGTGTGGCTCTGACCAGCGGCACCGTGCCGGCCGCGGGCAAACCGACATTCGACATCGGCGACGGCGAAATGGAATTCGGCGTCGGCATCCATGGCGAACCCGGCCGTCGCCGCGACAGATTGAAAGGCGCCGATGCGATCGCCGAGGAAATCTGCACCGCGATATCAGGCGATCTGGGCGACAGGGCGAAAGGCCCGGCGCTGCTGTTCATCAACGGCTTCGGCGGCACGCCGCTGATGGAGCTCTATCTGATGTATAACAGCGCCCGCCGGATTTTCGAGAAGCGCGGCGTGACGGTAACCCGCTCGCTGGTCGGTACCTATGTCACCTCGCTCGACATGGCCGGATGCTCGATCACGCTGACCATGCTCGATGAAGAGATGACCGGCTGGTGGGACGCGCCTGTCCACACGGCAGCATTGCGCTGGGGCATGTAGGACTGGCTTCCACAGCGCTTTTCTGCAACCGTCCTGGACATCCCCCTGGCGATAAGATTTGTCTGGCTTGATGCTGCCATCCCTGACCTCCGCCGAAGAAAGACTGCTGCTGCGCTTCGCCGATCCGGAGGCGGCGGCAGTCGAGGACAATTTGTCGGCAAAGGCTCTGTCCGCGCTGCTCGACAATGCCGAATTCCACGGCATCCTGCCGATCATGCTGCGCAAGCTCAGGGAGCGCGGCGATGCACGCCTGCCGCCGGATACCGGCTTGCGGGACAAACTCGACGATTTGCGCGACAAGGCGACGATCGCCACCGGCCAGTCGATGCTGCTGCAATATCATGGCGACCGCATCATGAAGGAGATGGCGGCACAGGGCATTCCGGCGCGGATCGTCAAGGGACCGGTCTTCGCGCGAAGGCTTTATCGCAACGTGTCGGACAGGCCGTTCACCGACATCGACATCCTCGTCGAACCCGTCAACCTTGCGCGGGCAAACCAGGTGATCGCGGCATGCGGCTTCGAACTCGGCAGCAATGAGGCCGAATCCTACCAGCTGCAGGAGTTCAAATGGCTGGAAAAGGAGAATTCCAGCCTGCTGGTCGAACTGCATGGCGACCTGGTGCATGACACCGGCATGCGGCGGCGCCTGTCGCTGGGGTTTCGCGAACTGGGCGTCATCGACGGAGATGTGAGGGACACGCCGGCCGCGCTTTTGACCATCGCCATCGTGCACGCCGCCGGCGGCCACAAATTCCACCGGCTGCAGCTTTGCGTCGACGTGCTGCAAGGGGTGCGGGCCCTGCAATCAGCGGAATCGGAAAGACGCCTGCTCGATGCGGCCCGGATGACCGGCATCGAGCTCGAACTGGCCATCGTGCTCAATGTCACCGGCAAGTTGTTCGGCGAGGGTCGCGCGCTTGAGCTCGCCGGTCGGATCAAGCCCGATCTGTCGATAAGGCTGGCCAAGCGGCTGATCACGACGAACACGCTGCTCAGGGTCAATTCCCGGGAGAAAATCGGCTCGCGTTTGCGGCGCGATGCCTTCCGCTGGATCCAGCGGCTGGCCAAGGCCAGGCCATACGCCGCTTGAACTTGCCGTCAACCCGGTGATGTCAAAGTGGCGCTTATCAGCGCCGCCGCGTCGGCCGGGCGTGCGCCCACTTCCAGGGTGAATGTCGGCACCGACGAAACCAACTTGCCGATCGTCGCCAGCCGGCGCTTCTGCGACGGCAGCAGGCCAGTCATGCCGGTGCGGACATTGTCCATCGCCAACGCCACCATCGCGTCGGTCCGGGCCATGGGCACGAGCCGGGTCTCACGGTCGGCGGAGCGCGCCAGGTGCAGCAGGGCCGCCACCGGCCGGGCAATCGGGCTTTCGATCCGTACGATCTCGCTCAACCGCTGCAGCGAGACGGCCTGTTCGCCGTTGCGGTCCCACGACGGACCAAGGCAAGGCGCAACCTGCGGGATCATCTCGGCGGTCTTCTGGTGGATCTTGACGTGGCGCGGCAGACCCCAGGCCAAGGGCTTCTCCAAAGCCAGATCCAGGATCATGGCGTCGTCGGAGCAGAGACCAAAGCCTTGCATTGCCAGCGCCAGCGACGTCGTGGTCTTGCCGGTGCCGCTTGGGGCATGGATCAGCACGATGGTGTCGCGGCCCGGCAGTGTCAGGCCGGCCGTGTGCAGCATATGCTGGCCGCCGGCGTCGAGTGCCGCGTCCAACACCAGCATCGATGGCGTCCAGGCTGCTTTCGCACCAGGGCGAACCCGAAGTTTCGCCCACCCTTCCTCGTCATTGATGGCAACGGCCTGGCGCCCGGGAAAGATGAGATGGATGGTGCCGCCCTCAGCGACCATCCGGCAGTAGCCGTCCTCCGGTATCTCACCATCGAAGACGAGCGATCCGCCGGGCTCCTCGTCGAGAACGTCCGCCTCGGTGATATCGAGACGAAAGCCCGGCGCGGTATCACCGGTGATTCGCAGGATGCCCAGCATCCTGTCGAAATCCTGCCAAAGCTCGGGGCGTTCGGCCGATATGCCGAAGACCTGGCCGTTGAGGTCGTAGCATGCTGAAGGCCTGGTCAAGCGGGGCGCACCTTTGAGGCATCGGCATGGTGGCGATAGATCTCCACCATGCCGGGAAGGCTGTCACTGACCACCGACCTGCCGTCGAGGCAGACCCAGCAATGCGCAGAGACGCGCGGCGTCTGCAGCGACTTCGGATCGACGCCGAAACGCAGCTCCGGATCGAAGCCGGCGAGGCGCAGGAAGCGATGGCCGAGCAGGCCTTCCCGCAGGCATCTGCGGTCGCGCATCAGCCAGGGATGGCGGACAGTGCGATTGACGCGAGCGACGATGTAGGCCGCTGGCAGGCCGCGATAGGGGGTCGAGGAGGCGAGCGGGGCCCATTTCAGCACGTCCTCGAAGCTGCGCCCGGCAATGAGCGACGGCATCAGTCGCGCGCTTGTCCAGAGATGGCAGCGAAACAGGGCACGCAGGAGCGGACTGTCAGCCATCAGGCGGTACCTCTAGCCATCAAGCGGCACCTTTGGCCATCAAGCATTTGGGGCGGCGAGGATACCTTCCGAGACCAGATCGTTGGCCAATGCCGCCATGTCCTCATCGAGCGTATCCTTGTCGACCTCGAACTCCTCGCAAAGCAGGCCGACGATCTGATCGAGGCTGCGCGCGCCATCCACCTTGTCGAGAAAGGCTTCGGTCGTGCCGTTGCAGGTATAGAGCTGGCCGCTGCGCGCCAGAAGCACGACGGCACCGTCGCCGACATGCTGGACCGAGGCGTCGTCCGCCAGCCGCAAAACCGTTCCAGAGACAATTTCCATCACCAACCCCAACAAGCCCTGCCAGAACCCGAAAATGAGATAGCGCGGCGGTGCGGCGCTGTCTATCGGCCGGCCGGGAGAGATAGCCGATGCGGCTTTGCGGTGCGACGGATTCCTGCCGATCGCAGAAGCGCCATCACCCGTTCCCAACCGAAAATCGTCCCAGAAATAGTCGTCGCCGTGACGCCACAGGCAAGTGCGTTGACCGATGGGACCGTTGCTTTTCTTCCCTTAAGTAAGGTAAAGACTTCACGGGTTTTGGGGAGATAGCGTATGCGTTACAACTGGGAGCGGGCTCCGACGACTTTCGAACGTCATCGAAAAGCCCTTGCGGCGGCGATTTTGATCTTCGGCGGCGTAGGCCTCATGCTTGTGGCCCTGCCGATCTAGTACAATCGAAATTTGTCCAATGAATACCGTTCGTTAGACGGCTATCGGACCGGCTCCTCAGCGTGCCTGCCCCGTCACGGCAACGAAACGGCGGTCGCGTCCTTCGAGGCCCTGGCTGAAGCGCTGCACCAGCACGCCGGTCATCAGCGCGATACCGGTTTTGCCATGATCGGCAATGGATGGCGCATCGTTCGGATCCTCCCCCGCGAAGGCTCCACTTCACGACACAGCGCACCAGGGGTCAAGACGAGACCGGCTCAGACGAAAATCAGGGAAGACAGCGCCGGAAAAAACAGCATAGGCTGTTTGCAAAGACGGCAAATGGTTCCTGGGGAGGTTACGGATGGCTTCACGCTATCATGAGGTCTATGACGGCTGGAAACGCGAGCCGGAGGAATTCTGGGCGGACGCGGCCGGCGCCATCGACTGGTATTCGCCCTGGGACAAGGTGTTCGATGCCACCGCCGGCGTCTATGGCCGCTGGTTTACCGGCGCGACCTGCAACACCTGCTACAATGCCATCGACCGGCATGTCGCCGGCGGACGCGCCGACCAGATCGCGCTGATCTACGACAGCGCCATTACCGGAACGGTCAAAAAATTCACCTATGCCGAGCTGAAACGTGAAGTGGTGGCGCTGACCTCGGTGCTGAAGAACCGGGGCGTCGGCAAGGGCGACCGCGTCATCATCTACATGCCGATGGTGGCGGAGGCGGCCATCGCCATGCTCGCCTGCGCCCGTATCGGGGCCGTGCATTCGGTGGTCTTCGGCGGCTTTGCCTCGCATGAGCTTGCCACCCGCATCGACGACGCCAGGCCAAAGCTGATCATCTCGGCCTCCTGCGGCCTGGAGCCAGGCCGCATCGTTGCCTACAAGCCTCTGCTCGACAGAGCGATCGAGATGTCCCGCCACAAGCCGGACGCTTGCCTGATCCTGCAGCGCGACCAGCTGCGCTGCGATTTGAAGGACCATTTCGACATCGACTATGCCGATGCCGTCGCGCGCGAGCGGGCCGCAGGCGCCAATGTCGACTGCGTGCCGGTGCTCGCCACCGATCCGCTCTACATCATCTACACGTCGGGCACGACCGGACAGCCGAAGGGCATCGTGCGCGACAATGGCGGCCACATGGTCGCGCTGAAATGGACGATGGAGAACGAGTTCGGCGTCAAGCCGGGCGAAGTGTTCTGGGCGGCGTCGGATGTCGGCTGGGTGGTCGGCCATTCCTACATCGTCTACGCACCGCTGCTGCATGGCTGCACCAGCATCCTGTTCGAAGGCAAGCCGATCGGCACGCCGGATGCCGGCACCTACTGGCGGGTCATCTCGGATCATGGCGTCGTCGCGCTGTTCACCGCGCCGACGGCCTTCCGCGCCATCAAGGGGCAGGACCCCAAAGGCGAGTTCGTTCCCAAATACGACCTGTCGAAATTCCGCACGCTGTTCCTCGCCGGCGAGCGCGCCGACCCCGAAACCATCAAATGGGCGGAGCAGAAGCTGAATGTGCCGGTGGTCGACCATTGGTGGCAGACGGAGACCGGCTCGCCGATGACGATCAACCCCGCCGGACTTGGCCTGTTGCCGGTGAAATACGGCTCACCTGGCGTGCCTATGCCCGGCTACGACATCCGCGTGCTTGACGATGCCGGCCACGAGGTGCCGCGCGGGACGCTCGGCAATGTCGTGGTCAAGCTGCCGCTGCCCGCCGGCTGCCTGCCGACACTGTGGAACGCGGATGCCCGCTTCCGCCAGGCCTATCTCGATGAGTTCCCCGGTTTCTACAAGACAGCCGATGCCGGCATGATCGACGAGGACGGTTACCTCTACGTGATGGCCCGCACCGACGACATCATCAATGTCGCCGGCCACCGGCTGTCGACCGGCGCGATGGAAGAGGTGCTGGCCGCCCACCCCGATGTCGCCGAATGCGCTGTCGTCGGCATCGCCGATGCGATGAAGGGCCAAATTCCGCTCGGCTTCGTGGTGCTGAACGCCGGTGTCGCGCGCGACGGCGGCGCCATCGAAAAGGAGGTCGTCGCCCTGGTGCGCGAGCGCATCGGCCCGGTCGCCGCCTTCAAGACCGTGGTGACAATCAAGCGCCTGCCCAAGACCCGGTCGGGAAAGATCCTGCGCGGCACCATGCAGAAGATCGCCGACAAGGAAGAGTGGGCGATGCCGGCGACCATCGACGACCCTGCCATCCTGGACGAGATCACCGCTGCCCTGAAGGCGCGCGGGATCGGGGTTTGAGGCCGACACGACGAGCGGTTTCGCGCCGCCCTTCCTTGCCGGTCGACCTGTCTTGACCGGCAAGCAATACTTTTATTGTGCAATGCAGCAAGCCACCCTACAGTGACGGGTGGGGGGCCATCCAGCGGTGCGGTATGGCTCAACAGAAAATTACGTTCGGCAGCGTCGACATCCTGCGGTTTCTCGCCGCCGTGCTGGTCATGATCTACCACTATGGCTTCTGGGTGTGGGCCTATCCTGATGGCATTTCGGCGCAGGCCACGGGTGGCGTGCCGGCGCAGCCAACGATAGGCGCCTGGGTCGGGTCCGGCTGGGTCGGCGTTGAGATCTTTTTCGTCATCAGCGGCTTTGTCATCGCTTTCAGCGCCGAGAAATCGACGCCGCTGCGGTTTTTCGAGGCAAGGTTCAAAAGGCTGGCGCCGGCGGTCTGGATCTGCGCGCCGATCACCGCCGTGCTTTTGCTGCTCATCGGCCTGAGCTGGCCGACCGATGCGGTGGTCAGGCTCGTCCGCACCGGCCTCTTCGCGCCCTATGGCCCCTGGGTGGACAGTGTCTACTGGACGCTCGGCATCGAGATCGCCTTCTACGCCGTCGTCTGGATCCTGCTGCGGCTCGGCCGCTTCCATCTCATGGAAATGGTCGCCATCGCCATCGGCCTGATCAGTACGCTGTTCTGGTGCCTCTATTATCTCCTTGACTGGTCCGACTTCGCCGAGACACGCTGGCTGCAGCTTACCCTGGTGCACCATGGCTGCTTCTTCGCGGTCGGCGTGTTGCTCTGGCTGATGCGGTTCAAGGCGCTAACGCCTTCCCGCCTTGGCTTCTGCCTGTTGTTCCTCGGCGGCGGCGTGCTGCAGATCGCCAGTTCGGTCGACGTCCACAGCATCAAGGTCAATGCCGTGATGCCCTATGCGCCGCCAATCCTGATCTTTCTCGTCGCTATCGCCTTGATGGCATGGTCGTTGCGGCTCAACCTCGGCTGGAGCGGCTGGCGCCGGATCGGCCTGATGACCTATCCGCTCTACCTGATCCACGATGTCGTCGGCGCGGCAATGCTTGGGGCGATGGTCCGTTCCGGTGCGCCTTATCTCCCGTCGATGGCGATCGTCGGCGCGACCATGATCGCGGCAAGCTGGCTGGTGGCGACCGAGGCCGAGCCGCGTATCCGGCTGCTGCTCGACCACAC
It encodes:
- the dhaL gene encoding dihydroxyacetone kinase subunit DhaL codes for the protein MTALNLARLIAAAADTIAAHAEELTALDQAIGDGDHGLNMKRGFEAVRAEADVFAAKPLPEALKAIGTKLVMTVGGASGPLFGTLFMALGKEIAAEPDRANLTAAFGKAIEAVAARGKSQVGQKTMLDVLQPVHDALAGGKTAAQIADVADAAAEATVPMKALRGRASFLGDRSIGHMDAGARSTALLVRMLGQAIGESA
- the dhaM gene encoding dihydroxyacetone kinase phosphoryl donor subunit DhaM, with translation MSNVGIVIVSHSPLVAEGTADMVRQMVGDEVPLAWCGGNGHGGLGTSVEAIMGAIDKAWSEAGVAILVDLGGAETNSEMAVEMIGEPRAQKIAVCNAPIVEGAVMAATESSGGASLKEVVATAHELSPS
- a CDS encoding HPr family phosphocarrier protein, whose amino-acid sequence is MSAAAEATVLITHDVGLHARPSVKFTKLAKTFAADVEIALAANGPWFDAKSIVKVMAAKAPKGTVLHIRASGSGADDAVRALIELVQRDFDEDAGHVRSA
- the ptsP gene encoding phosphoenolpyruvate--protein phosphotransferase yields the protein MRIEGVPASAGYAEGPLFDLDRPPAIYAGKATSAEEKTSLEVAIGKAVSRLAIIVETADSDAAGILEFHIAMLEDDALSGPAFASIASGRTADAAWREALDAEIAGYEASDQDYFRARATDLRDIRDQVLRALTEDGGATAPTGAILCGEDIAPTRFLETDWSHGGGIALKAGSTASHVAMLARSRGVPMVVGLREPLAGLAGMALLDAEHGNIVLAPSTAEIGSFRRSSSSFAARQGKARTFLTRPAATRAGTAVRVQVNIAAPSDVDAIDVTTCDGVGLMRTEFLFGRILPDEETQYRAYRKVLEWAGDKPVTIRTVDAGGDKPVPGFTVEEGNPFLGLRGIRLSLARLDIFRVQIRALLRAAPHGNLRVMFPMIAIADEYERAAALFAEEQAALAGRGVAHKMPPLGIMVEVPSVAIAPEAFAGVAFFSIGSNDLTQYVMAAARDNSTVAHLNSVRHPAVLRLIGSVTAFGRESGIPVSLCGDAGGDPDAIPSLLEAGLRDLSVAPAQLAMAKAAISDVSV
- the dhaK gene encoding dihydroxyacetone kinase subunit DhaK is translated as MKKFINAVDTVLTESLDGFVAAHADILVLGEEHKFVRRRTLRPGKVALISGGGSGHEPLHGGFVGHGMLDAACPGQVFTSPTPDQMLAAAQAVDTGAGCLFIVKNYEGDVMNFDMAAEMSEGVLQVVTNDDVAVENSSYTTGRRGVAGTLVVEKIVGAAAEHGLALPVLKTLGERVNAATRSMGVALTSGTVPAAGKPTFDIGDGEMEFGVGIHGEPGRRRDRLKGADAIAEEICTAISGDLGDRAKGPALLFINGFGGTPLMELYLMYNSARRIFEKRGVTVTRSLVGTYVTSLDMAGCSITLTMLDEEMTGWWDAPVHTAALRWGM
- a CDS encoding nucleotidyltransferase family protein, producing the protein MLPSLTSAEERLLLRFADPEAAAVEDNLSAKALSALLDNAEFHGILPIMLRKLRERGDARLPPDTGLRDKLDDLRDKATIATGQSMLLQYHGDRIMKEMAAQGIPARIVKGPVFARRLYRNVSDRPFTDIDILVEPVNLARANQVIAACGFELGSNEAESYQLQEFKWLEKENSSLLVELHGDLVHDTGMRRRLSLGFRELGVIDGDVRDTPAALLTIAIVHAAGGHKFHRLQLCVDVLQGVRALQSAESERRLLDAARMTGIELELAIVLNVTGKLFGEGRALELAGRIKPDLSIRLAKRLITTNTLLRVNSREKIGSRLRRDAFRWIQRLAKARPYAA
- a CDS encoding serine kinase gives rise to the protein MTRPSACYDLNGQVFGISAERPELWQDFDRMLGILRITGDTAPGFRLDITEADVLDEEPGGSLVFDGEIPEDGYCRMVAEGGTIHLIFPGRQAVAINDEEGWAKLRVRPGAKAAWTPSMLVLDAALDAGGQHMLHTAGLTLPGRDTIVLIHAPSGTGKTTTSLALAMQGFGLCSDDAMILDLALEKPLAWGLPRHVKIHQKTAEMIPQVAPCLGPSWDRNGEQAVSLQRLSEIVRIESPIARPVAALLHLARSADRETRLVPMARTDAMVALAMDNVRTGMTGLLPSQKRRLATIGKLVSSVPTFTLEVGARPADAAALISATLTSPG
- a CDS encoding lasso peptide biosynthesis B2 protein, coding for MADSPLLRALFRCHLWTSARLMPSLIAGRSFEDVLKWAPLASSTPYRGLPAAYIVARVNRTVRHPWLMRDRRCLREGLLGHRFLRLAGFDPELRFGVDPKSLQTPRVSAHCWVCLDGRSVVSDSLPGMVEIYRHHADASKVRPA
- a CDS encoding PqqD family protein — its product is MEIVSGTVLRLADDASVQHVGDGAVVLLARSGQLYTCNGTTEAFLDKVDGARSLDQIVGLLCEEFEVDKDTLDEDMAALANDLVSEGILAAPNA
- a CDS encoding propionyl-CoA synthetase; the protein is MASRYHEVYDGWKREPEEFWADAAGAIDWYSPWDKVFDATAGVYGRWFTGATCNTCYNAIDRHVAGGRADQIALIYDSAITGTVKKFTYAELKREVVALTSVLKNRGVGKGDRVIIYMPMVAEAAIAMLACARIGAVHSVVFGGFASHELATRIDDARPKLIISASCGLEPGRIVAYKPLLDRAIEMSRHKPDACLILQRDQLRCDLKDHFDIDYADAVARERAAGANVDCVPVLATDPLYIIYTSGTTGQPKGIVRDNGGHMVALKWTMENEFGVKPGEVFWAASDVGWVVGHSYIVYAPLLHGCTSILFEGKPIGTPDAGTYWRVISDHGVVALFTAPTAFRAIKGQDPKGEFVPKYDLSKFRTLFLAGERADPETIKWAEQKLNVPVVDHWWQTETGSPMTINPAGLGLLPVKYGSPGVPMPGYDIRVLDDAGHEVPRGTLGNVVVKLPLPAGCLPTLWNADARFRQAYLDEFPGFYKTADAGMIDEDGYLYVMARTDDIINVAGHRLSTGAMEEVLAAHPDVAECAVVGIADAMKGQIPLGFVVLNAGVARDGGAIEKEVVALVRERIGPVAAFKTVVTIKRLPKTRSGKILRGTMQKIADKEEWAMPATIDDPAILDEITAALKARGIGV
- a CDS encoding acyltransferase family protein codes for the protein MAQQKITFGSVDILRFLAAVLVMIYHYGFWVWAYPDGISAQATGGVPAQPTIGAWVGSGWVGVEIFFVISGFVIAFSAEKSTPLRFFEARFKRLAPAVWICAPITAVLLLLIGLSWPTDAVVRLVRTGLFAPYGPWVDSVYWTLGIEIAFYAVVWILLRLGRFHLMEMVAIAIGLISTLFWCLYYLLDWSDFAETRWLQLTLVHHGCFFAVGVLLWLMRFKALTPSRLGFCLLFLGGGVLQIASSVDVHSIKVNAVMPYAPPILIFLVAIALMAWSLRLNLGWSGWRRIGLMTYPLYLIHDVVGAAMLGAMVRSGAPYLPSMAIVGATMIAASWLVATEAEPRIRLLLDHTVFRYRLKAA